One Oncorhynchus masou masou isolate Uvic2021 chromosome 18, UVic_Omas_1.1, whole genome shotgun sequence DNA window includes the following coding sequences:
- the snap29 gene encoding synaptosomal-associated protein 29 isoform X1 produces MGLEIHPQMAYPRTHNPFADDDEEEQRWSSGGFDDPQERGMSEAERKQRCLQQEVMRTAKSAVVSSHRSLGLIYESEKIGAETAEELMRQGEALKRTERMVDNMGQDLKTSQKHINSIKSVWGGLVTYFKAKPETTKSLPEEPVVYQASSKLQNAMSHSKEHEGKYQASHPNLRKLDSGGFDAFASDDSSSGQNGYPANRQLRAAHQTLDNNLDEMSLGLGRLKDLGLGLQSEIENQDTSLDNLLGKVDKLDLKINNTNQQIKNLK; encoded by the exons atgggccttgaaatacatccacag ATGGCGTACCCCAGAACCCACAACCCATTtgcagatgatgatgaggaggagcaGCGCTGGTCAAGTGGGGGATTTGACGACCCCcaagagagggggatgagtgaGGCAGAGCGCAAGCAGAGATGCCTCCAACAGGAAGTGATGCGTACGGCCAAGTCTGCGGTGGTCAGCAGCCACCGCTCCCTGGGGCTCATCTATGAGTCGGAGAAGATCGGCGCTGAGACTGCAGAG GAGCTGATGCGTCAGGGGGAGGCTCTGAAGAGGACCGAGAGGATGGTGGACAACATGGGCCAAGACCTGAAAACCAGCCAGAAACACATCAACAGCATTAAAAGTGTGTGGGGAGGCCTTGTCACTTACTTTAAGGCCAAGCCTGAGACCACCAAGTCCCTGCCAGAAGAGCCTGTTGTCTACCAAGCCAGCAGCAA attgcAGAATGCCATGTCTCACAGTAAGGAGCATGAAGGCAAGTACCAGGCCAGTCACCCCAACCTGAGGAAGTTGGACAGTGGAG GTTTTGATGCATTTGCATCAGATGACAGCTCATCTGGTCAAAATGGCTACCCTGCAAACAGACAGCTTAGAGCCGCCCACCAGACCCTAGACAACAACTTAG ATGAGATGTCCCTGGGCCTGGGAAGGTTAAAGGACCTAGGACTGGGCCTCCAATCTGAAATTGAGAATCAGGACACTTCTCTGGACAATCTGCTGGGTAAAGTGGACAAGCTGGACCTCAAGATCAACAACACCAACCAGCAGATTAAAAACCTCAAATAA
- the snap29 gene encoding synaptosomal-associated protein 29 isoform X2, whose amino-acid sequence MAYPRTHNPFADDDEEEQRWSSGGFDDPQERGMSEAERKQRCLQQEVMRTAKSAVVSSHRSLGLIYESEKIGAETAEELMRQGEALKRTERMVDNMGQDLKTSQKHINSIKSVWGGLVTYFKAKPETTKSLPEEPVVYQASSKLQNAMSHSKEHEGKYQASHPNLRKLDSGGFDAFASDDSSSGQNGYPANRQLRAAHQTLDNNLDEMSLGLGRLKDLGLGLQSEIENQDTSLDNLLGKVDKLDLKINNTNQQIKNLK is encoded by the exons ATGGCGTACCCCAGAACCCACAACCCATTtgcagatgatgatgaggaggagcaGCGCTGGTCAAGTGGGGGATTTGACGACCCCcaagagagggggatgagtgaGGCAGAGCGCAAGCAGAGATGCCTCCAACAGGAAGTGATGCGTACGGCCAAGTCTGCGGTGGTCAGCAGCCACCGCTCCCTGGGGCTCATCTATGAGTCGGAGAAGATCGGCGCTGAGACTGCAGAG GAGCTGATGCGTCAGGGGGAGGCTCTGAAGAGGACCGAGAGGATGGTGGACAACATGGGCCAAGACCTGAAAACCAGCCAGAAACACATCAACAGCATTAAAAGTGTGTGGGGAGGCCTTGTCACTTACTTTAAGGCCAAGCCTGAGACCACCAAGTCCCTGCCAGAAGAGCCTGTTGTCTACCAAGCCAGCAGCAA attgcAGAATGCCATGTCTCACAGTAAGGAGCATGAAGGCAAGTACCAGGCCAGTCACCCCAACCTGAGGAAGTTGGACAGTGGAG GTTTTGATGCATTTGCATCAGATGACAGCTCATCTGGTCAAAATGGCTACCCTGCAAACAGACAGCTTAGAGCCGCCCACCAGACCCTAGACAACAACTTAG ATGAGATGTCCCTGGGCCTGGGAAGGTTAAAGGACCTAGGACTGGGCCTCCAATCTGAAATTGAGAATCAGGACACTTCTCTGGACAATCTGCTGGGTAAAGTGGACAAGCTGGACCTCAAGATCAACAACACCAACCAGCAGATTAAAAACCTCAAATAA